Proteins encoded within one genomic window of Ostrinia nubilalis chromosome 5, ilOstNubi1.1, whole genome shotgun sequence:
- the LOC135072083 gene encoding uncharacterized protein LOC135072083, whose amino-acid sequence MKTLVVLSALVCIAIAAPALQEDGFQTLDTPENIPLNFDSEITDPGVSARSHFGQKRPIIVKKKTGYHLYRDSTEERANAEPHERCSQHLRVKVCDENVAKSADLRRSTKIEDIDAHKDNVEESIKIAKEAVESLQHDLRNIEHSPSAKNAQWKHKVSPKNVHEDAAGVKHSSRHMQTNFGNLESMSLRATTLGDTEALHAMNKGKLEEERLSQWKEAMENIQRNVEIARNIEDSFRSGSNFPPVDTSHLMRSNNQEHTSHFHKDTTKSLTSSRASDNMNQKTMETKSDHIAHDMKTAASEVTPMKHDQFHQATHNTQASKGKLAEISLNIESQPLSLQHSGHVELTKGKSVELGTSLRTSQPGLRMEQPHATSMSLKTEIAGSGHEINDNKESTLRTSEWDTKSTDELVKQEKSAWTETENKEPMMKSAEHKKIALNANLNVAIPKSVEQNKHFDNDAEFIQKSGLTVQSNMKLADNAELSSDIGLKGLADLKNEKTTLGKSVDLWDDNDKLRHAHHELAHAHAHAHAHAAAHALAHGHGLHNIHSTGPLIVSHPHHGGLLHHGGHHGGLHHGKSAEDSIHSDMKSSDNAAFASDININGPVALNDDMSQLGKSIDLVDDLHMDQLRSAHELGHDQAHAHAHASAHAHAVGHTHGPGLHHVHKPAPLELSFNKPLIIGGHKHHGGALHHGKSAEEDNLMNPSIQTNIREFAEKSAMDNKLFQWKHHDTARSYGAGLGYGSGLSLSAGGGGSAVGVFPNAKIGGCGIPLLLSCSPSVASGSLIKSHGYAAPAYRAEEDLKFKHKRDIIKTKEEPSKFKHSTKTFQTPPKTSEKKL is encoded by the coding sequence ATGAAGACCTTAGTGGTGCTATCGGCTTTAGTGTGTATAGCCATAGCTGCACCAGCACTCCAGGAGGATGGGTTCCAAACTCTGGATACGCCCGAAAACATCCCTCTCAACTTCGATTCTGAAATCACTGATCCTGGGGTCTCAGCGAGGAGTCATTTTGGTCAGAAGAGGCCCATCATAGTCAAGAAGAAAACCGGATACCACTTGTACCGCGACTCCACTGAAGAACGAGCTAATGCTGAACCTCACGAGAGATGCTCACAACACCTTCGTGTCAAAGTATGTGACGAGAACGTTGCTAAATCAGCTGACTTAAGGAGATCAACCAAGATTGAAGACATTGACGCACATAAGGATAATGTCGAGGAGAGCATCAAGATTGCAAAGGAGGCCGTTGAAAGCTTACAGCATGACTTGAGAAATATCGAGCATAGCCCCAGCGCCAAGAACGCTCAGTGGAAACACAAAGTGTCTCCCAAGAACGTGCACGAAGATGCTGCAGGCGTGAAACACTCGTCGCGTCATATGCAAACAAACTTCGGTAACCTGGAGTCAATGAGCCTGCGAGCTACCACTTTGGGGGACACAGAAGCATTACATGCAATGAACAAAGGCAAATTGGAAGAAGAGAGGCTATCTCAATGGAAGGAAGCCATGGAGAACATACAAAGGAATGTTGAGATAGCAAGAAACATCGAAGATAGTTTCAGATCCGGCTCCAACTTCCCACCAGTCGACACATCTCATCTGATGAGGAGCAATAATCAAGAACATACTTCTCATTTCCACAAAGATACCACAAAAAGCCTTACATCTAGCAGAGCATCTGATAACATGAACCAAAAGACGATGGAAACGAAATCAGACCATATCGCACATGATATGAAAACAGCTGCTTCAGAAGTAACACCTATGAAACATGACCAATTCCACCAAGCCACTCACAATACTCAAGCAAGTAAAGGCAAGTTGGCCGAAATTTCCTTGAATATTGAAAGCCAACCTCTCAGCCTGCAACACAGTGGCCACGTTGAGTTGACCAAAGGAAAAAGTGTTGAATTGGGTACTTCATTAAGAACATCTCAACCTGGACTTAGAATGGAACAGCCTCATGCAACATCGATGTCATTGAAAACGGAAATTGCTGGCAGTGGTCATGAGATTAATGATAATAAGGAATCAACTTTACGGACATCAGAATGGgataccaaatctaccgatgaaCTCGTGAAACAAGAAAAGAGTGCTTGGACTGAGACTGAAAATAAAGAACCAATGATGAAGTCCGCAGAACACAAGAAAATAGCTTTGAACGCTAATTTGAACGTGGCTATTCCGAAATCCGTTGAGCAGAACAAACATTTTGACAATGATGCTGAATTTATCCAGAAGTCTGGATTGACTGTCCAAAGCAATATGAAATTAGCAGACAATGCTGAGTTGAGTAGTGACATCGGTCTAAAGGGTTTGGCTGATCTGAAAAATGAAAAGACTACCTTGGGAAAATCGGTGGACCTGTGGGATGACAATGACAAGCTGAGACACGCTCATCATGAACTTGCGCATGCTCACGCCCACGCCCATGCTCATGCCGCGGCCCATGCTCTTGCTCACGGTCATGGACTTCATAACATACATTCAACTGGACCATTGATTGTCAGTCACCCACATCACGGCGGTCTATTACATCATGGAGGTCATCACGGTGGTCTACATCATGGAAAGTCAGCGGAGGACTCTATTCATAGCGATATGAAATCATCAGACAATGCTGCGTTTGCCAGTGATATCAATATAAATGGTCCAGTTGCTTTAAACGATGATATGTCGCAGTTAGGAAAATCTATTGATTTGGTGGATGACTTGCACATGGATCAGTTGAGAAGCGCTCACGAACTTGGCCATGATCAAGCACACGCTCACGCTCATGCCTCTGCTCACGCTCATGCTGTTGGGCATACGCATGGTCCTGGGCTCCACCACGTGCACAAACCTGCACCATTGGAACTTTCATTCAACAAACCCTTGATAATTGGCGGTCACAAACATCACGGCGGTGCCTTACATCACGGGAAATCAGCGGAGGAAGATAATCTCATGAACCCAAGCATACAAACGAATATCAGAGAGTTTGCGGAGAAGTCTGCCATGGATAACAAGTTATTCCAGTGGAAGCATCATGATACAGCAAGGTCGTATGGAGCTGGTCTAGGTTATGGCAGTGGATTGAGCCTTTCTGCTGGCGGTGGCGGATCTGCCGTTGGTGTGTTCCCTAATGCCAAGATTGGAGGCTGTGGCATCCCATTGTTGCTGAGCTGCTCCCCTTCAGTTGCATCAGGCAGCTTGATCAAGTCACATGGCTATGCTGCTCCAGCATACAGAGCTGAAGAAGACTTGAAATTCAAGCACAAGCGTGACATCATCAAGACTAAGGAGGAACCAAGCAAATTCAAGCACTCAACTAAAACTTTCCAGACCCCACCAAAAACTAGCGAGAAGAAACTGTAA